In the Streptomyces sp. cg36 genome, one interval contains:
- a CDS encoding uridine kinase: MLDTNGLPGGSTSRVDASDWCPVTAHAIPTRVVLLTGPSGSGKSSLAARTGLPVLRLDDFYKEAADPTLPRVPGSTDVDWDSPGSWDADAAVAAVVELCRTGRTAVPEYDIATSSRTGTSLFGIDRTPLFVAEGIFAADIVDRLREHGVLADALCLRGRPSTTFRRRLARDLKEGRKSVPFLLRRGWRLMRAERGIVARQTALGAHPCGKEEALGRLAAAAAGRRAAAPAVQV; the protein is encoded by the coding sequence ATGCTCGATACCAACGGGCTCCCCGGGGGGTCCACCTCCCGGGTGGATGCCTCAGACTGGTGTCCCGTGACCGCACACGCCATCCCGACCCGTGTTGTTCTCCTCACGGGCCCCTCCGGTTCCGGAAAGTCCTCCCTCGCCGCCCGCACGGGTCTGCCCGTGCTGCGCCTGGACGACTTCTACAAGGAGGCCGCCGACCCCACCCTGCCGCGTGTGCCCGGCTCCACGGACGTCGACTGGGACTCGCCGGGGTCCTGGGACGCCGACGCGGCCGTGGCCGCCGTCGTCGAGCTGTGCCGCACCGGACGCACGGCGGTGCCCGAGTACGACATCGCCACCAGTTCCCGGACCGGCACCAGCCTCTTCGGCATCGACCGCACCCCGCTCTTCGTCGCCGAGGGCATCTTCGCGGCGGACATCGTGGACCGGCTGCGCGAGCACGGGGTGCTGGCCGACGCGCTCTGCCTGCGGGGCCGCCCCTCGACCACGTTCCGGCGGCGGCTGGCCCGCGACCTCAAGGAGGGGCGCAAGTCGGTGCCGTTCCTGCTGCGGCGGGGCTGGCGGCTGATGCGGGCCGAGCGCGGCATCGTGGCCCGCCAGACCGCGCTGGGCGCGCACCCGTGCGGCAAGGAGGAGGCGCTGGGCCGGCTGGCCGCGGCAGCCGCGGGCCGGCGCGCCGCCGCACCCGCCGTGCAGGTCTGA
- a CDS encoding SigE family RNA polymerase sigma factor has protein sequence MNALHSTTSSAVVTRLHDVVRSEKSGAVSGRGCARGTGRQHQTYMTVLDSVPTSPFKGAVTGGDAAYGGATGERSASEAEFTAYVQERRASLYATAYHLTGDRFEAEDLLQSALFSTYRAWDRISDKAAVGGYLRRTMTNLHISAWRRRKLNEYPTEELPETAGDTDAMRGTELRAVLWQALARLPELQRTMLVLRYYEGRTDPEIADILDISVGTVKSSIWRSLRRLREDDVLSFGRDEEESFGELVA, from the coding sequence ATGAACGCACTGCACAGCACCACCTCAAGCGCAGTTGTCACGCGTCTCCACGACGTCGTGCGGAGCGAGAAGTCCGGTGCCGTGAGCGGACGGGGGTGCGCTCGCGGCACCGGGCGTCAGCACCAGACGTACATGACGGTGCTCGACTCGGTGCCGACCTCGCCCTTCAAGGGCGCGGTGACCGGCGGGGATGCGGCGTACGGGGGGGCCACGGGGGAGCGTTCCGCCTCGGAGGCCGAGTTCACGGCCTATGTGCAGGAGCGCCGGGCCTCCCTGTACGCCACCGCCTACCACCTGACCGGCGACCGGTTCGAGGCCGAGGACCTGCTGCAGAGCGCGCTGTTCTCGACCTACCGGGCCTGGGACCGGATCAGCGACAAGGCCGCGGTCGGGGGCTACCTCCGCCGCACCATGACCAATCTCCACATCAGCGCGTGGCGCCGCCGCAAGCTGAACGAGTACCCGACCGAGGAGCTGCCGGAGACGGCGGGCGACACGGACGCGATGCGCGGCACGGAGCTGCGCGCGGTGCTCTGGCAGGCGCTGGCGCGGCTGCCCGAACTCCAGCGCACCATGCTGGTCCTGCGGTACTACGAGGGCCGCACCGACCCGGAGATCGCGGACATCCTCGACATCAGTGTCGGCACGGTGAAGTCGAGCATCTGGCGGTCGCTCCGCCGGCTGCGCGAGGACGACGTCCTCTCCTTCGGCCGTGACGAGGAAGAGTCCTTCGGCGAGCTGGTGGCCTGA
- the afsQ1 gene encoding two-component system response regulator AfsQ1 — MPFLLLIEDDDAIRTALELSLSRQGHRVAAAATGEDGLKLLREQRPDLVVLDVMLPGIDGFEVCRRIRRTDQLPIILLTARSDDIDVVVGLESGADDYVVKPVQGRVLDARIRAVLRRGEREATDSATFGSVVIDRAAMTVTKNGEDLQLTPTELRLLLELSRRPGQALSRQQLLRLVWEHDYLGDSRLVDACVQRLRAKVEDVPSSPTLIRTVRGVGYRLDTPS; from the coding sequence GTGCCTTTCCTGTTGCTGATCGAGGACGACGACGCCATCCGCACGGCGCTCGAACTCTCCCTGTCCCGCCAGGGCCACCGTGTGGCCGCCGCGGCGACGGGCGAGGACGGGCTCAAGCTGCTGCGCGAGCAGCGGCCGGATCTGGTCGTGCTGGACGTGATGCTGCCCGGCATCGACGGCTTCGAGGTGTGCCGTCGCATCCGGCGCACCGACCAGCTGCCGATCATCCTGCTGACCGCGCGCAGCGACGACATCGACGTGGTGGTCGGCCTGGAGTCGGGCGCCGACGACTACGTGGTCAAGCCGGTGCAGGGCCGGGTGCTCGACGCCCGGATCCGCGCGGTGCTGCGCCGCGGCGAGCGCGAGGCGACCGACTCGGCGACCTTCGGCAGCGTGGTGATCGACCGCGCCGCGATGACGGTCACCAAGAACGGCGAGGACCTCCAACTGACGCCGACCGAGCTGCGGTTGCTGCTCGAACTGAGCCGCCGCCCCGGTCAGGCGCTCTCCCGCCAGCAGCTGCTGCGGCTGGTGTGGGAGCACGACTACCTGGGCGACTCCCGGCTGGTCGACGCGTGCGTGCAGCGGCTGCGGGCCAAGGTCGAGGACGTACCGTCGTCGCCGACCCTGATCCGCACGGTGCGCGGGGTCGGCTACCGCCTCGACACCCCCTCGTGA
- a CDS encoding sensor histidine kinase, whose product MKKAILAGLRWTSLRLRLVVVFALVALTAAVSASGIAYWLNREAVLVRTQDAALGDFRQEMQNRAASLPLRPTAHDLQVTAQQMAASSRSGYHVSSGYQVLLVDERDPGKPIVGASDVDRFTLDDVPGSLQEAVGKKQKVTDSNDYPYHLFWQRRTLRGKPYLIGGTKIIGGGATGYMLASLDQERQDLNSLAWSLGIATGLALLGSALLAQAAATTVLRPVQRLGDAARQLGEGKLDTRLRVSGTDELADLSRTFNKTAESLEKKVSDMSAREEASRRFVADMSHELRTPLTALTAVTEVLEDEADSLDPMIAPAVQLVVSETRRLNVLVENLMEVTRFDAGTARLVLDDVDIADQITACIDARAWLDAVDLDAERGVMARLDPRRLDVILANLIGNALKHGGSPVRVSVRVEGEELVIAVRDHGPGIPEDVLPHVFDRFYKASASRPRSEGSGLGLSIAMENAHIHGGDITAANSPEGGAVFVLRLPLGGGEEA is encoded by the coding sequence GTGAAGAAGGCGATACTCGCCGGCCTCCGCTGGACCAGCCTGCGCCTGCGTCTGGTCGTCGTGTTCGCGCTCGTCGCCCTGACCGCCGCGGTCTCCGCGTCGGGGATCGCGTACTGGCTGAACCGCGAGGCCGTCCTGGTCCGCACCCAGGACGCGGCGCTCGGGGACTTCCGGCAGGAGATGCAGAACCGGGCGGCCTCGCTGCCGCTGCGGCCGACCGCGCACGACCTCCAGGTGACCGCCCAGCAGATGGCGGCCAGCAGCCGCTCCGGCTACCACGTCAGCTCCGGCTACCAGGTGCTCCTGGTGGACGAGCGGGACCCGGGCAAGCCGATCGTGGGCGCGTCCGACGTGGACCGCTTCACGCTCGACGACGTGCCCGGCTCGCTCCAGGAGGCGGTGGGCAAGAAGCAGAAGGTCACGGACAGCAACGACTATCCGTACCACCTGTTCTGGCAGCGCCGCACGCTGCGCGGGAAGCCGTACCTGATCGGCGGGACGAAGATCATCGGCGGTGGCGCGACCGGCTACATGCTGGCCTCGCTCGACCAGGAGCGCCAGGACCTCAACTCGCTGGCCTGGTCGCTCGGGATCGCCACCGGGCTCGCGCTGCTCGGCTCCGCGCTGCTGGCGCAGGCCGCCGCGACGACCGTGCTGCGGCCGGTCCAGCGCCTGGGCGACGCGGCCCGCCAGCTCGGCGAGGGCAAGCTGGACACCCGGCTGCGGGTGTCGGGCACCGACGAACTGGCCGACCTGTCGCGGACGTTCAACAAGACGGCCGAGAGCCTGGAGAAGAAGGTCAGCGACATGAGCGCGCGGGAGGAGGCGAGCCGCCGGTTCGTCGCCGACATGTCGCACGAGCTGCGGACGCCGCTGACCGCGCTGACGGCGGTCACCGAGGTCCTGGAGGACGAGGCGGACAGCCTCGACCCGATGATCGCGCCCGCCGTGCAGCTGGTGGTCTCGGAGACCCGGCGGCTGAACGTGCTGGTGGAGAATCTGATGGAGGTCACCCGCTTCGACGCCGGTACGGCCCGGCTGGTCCTCGACGACGTCGACATCGCCGACCAGATCACCGCGTGCATCGACGCGCGGGCCTGGCTGGACGCGGTGGACCTGGATGCCGAACGCGGCGTCATGGCGCGGCTCGACCCGCGCCGCCTGGACGTGATCCTGGCCAACCTGATCGGGAACGCGCTCAAGCACGGCGGCTCCCCGGTCCGGGTCTCGGTGCGGGTGGAGGGCGAGGAGCTGGTGATCGCGGTACGGGACCACGGCCCGGGCATCCCCGAGGACGTGCTGCCGCACGTGTTCGACCGGTTCTACAAGGCGAGCGCGTCCCGGCCCCGTTCGGAGGGCAGCGGGCTCGGCCTGTCCATCGCGATGGAGAACGCGCACATCCACGGCGGCGACATCACGGCCGCGAACTCGCCCGAGGGCGGCGCCGTGTTCGTGCTGCGGCTGCCGCTCGGCGGGGGTGAGGAGGCGTGA